A window of Macrotis lagotis isolate mMagLag1 chromosome X, bilby.v1.9.chrom.fasta, whole genome shotgun sequence contains these coding sequences:
- the NACC1 gene encoding nucleus accumbens-associated protein 1 isoform X4 has product MRWFAPNFAQPHCVRTLTSWVEGRGASPIPPQAATIMAQTLQMEIPNFGNSILECLNEQRLQGLYCDVSVVVKGHAFKAHRAVLAASSSYFRDLFNSSKSAVVELPAAVQPQSFQQILSFCYTGRLSMNVGDQFLLMYTAGFLQIQEIMEKGTEFFLKVSSPSCDSQGLHVEETPSSEPQSPVAQTSSWPACSAPLPLVSRVKTEQQESDSVQCTPIAKRLWDSGQKESGSNGSRKMAKFSSPDLGGNRSQQPQTLAQQPQQQQVPQGMAPTSVPAGTAGMGSGPSTSERTSPGTSSAYTSDSPSSYHNEEDEEEDAGEEGSDEQYRQICNMYTMYSMMNVGQTAEKVEALPEQVASESRNRVRVRQDLASLPAELINQIGNRCHPKLYDEGDPAEKLELVTGTNVYITRAQLMNCHVSAGTRHKVLLRRLLASFFDRNTLANSCGTGIRSSTNDPRRKPLDSRVLHAVKFYCQNFAPNFKESEMNAIAADMCTNARRVVRKSWIPKQKFHKAEGDTYITFINDAGRVEPDMMGVEHGFDTASHDDDAGPSAEALQ; this is encoded by the exons GGTGGTTCGCCCCAAACTTTGCTCAGCCTCATTGTGTGAGGACTTTGACATCctgggtggagggaaggggggcTTCCCCCATCCCTCCTCAAGCTGCTACCATCATGGCTCAGACCCTGCAGATGGAGATCCCCAACTTTGGCAACAGTATCCTGGAATGCTTGAATGAGCAACGGCTGCAGGGTCTCTACTGTGACGTGTCAGTGGTGGTAAAAGGCCATGCTTTCAAGGCCCACCGTGCTGTTCTGGCTGCCAGCAGCTCCTACTTCCGGGACCTTTTCAACAGCAGCAAGAGTGCAGTAGTGGAGCTGCCTGCCGCCGTGCAGCCCCAGTCATTCCAACAGATCCTTAGTTTCTGCTACACTGGCCGCCTCAGCATGAATGTGGGTGACCAGTTCCTCCTCATGTACACTGCTGGCTTCCTCCAGATCCAGGAGATCATGGAGAAGGGCACAGAATTTTTCCTCAAGGTGAGCTCACCCAGCTGTGATTCACAGGGCCTTCATGTGGAAGAAACGCCCTCATCAGAACCGCAAAGTCCGGTAGCCCAGACCTCCAGCTGGCCAGCTTGCAGCGCCCCACTCCCCCTTGTCTCTCGAGTTAAGACTGAGCAGCAAGAGTCAGACTCAGTTCAATGTACGCCTATAGCCAAGCGGTTATGGGACAGTGGCCAGAAAGAGAGTGGCAGCAATGGCAGCCGCAAAATGGCCAAGTTCTCAAGCCCTGACCTTGGAGGGAACAGGTCCCAGCAACCCCAGACCCTGGCACAACAACCTCAACAGCAGCAGGTGCCCCAGGGCATGGCACCAACCTCAGTGCCAGCAGGGACAGCGGGTATGGGGAGCGGGCCCAGCACATCAGAACGGACCAGTCCTGGGACATCTAGCGCCTACACTAGTGATAGTCCCAGTTCCTACCACAatgaggaggatgaggaggaagatGCAGGGGAGGAGGGCTCTGATGAGCAGTACCGCCAGATCTGCAACATGTACACGATGTACAGCATGATGAATGTAGGCCAGACAG CTGAAAAAGTGGAGGCCCTGCCGGAGCAAGTGGCCTCTGAGTCCCGCAACCGAGTTCGGGTGCGGCAAGACCTGGCCTCACTGCCAGCTGAGCTCATCAACCAGATTGGCAATCGATGCCACCCAAAGCTCTACGATGAAGGTGACCCTGCTGAGAAGCTGGAGCTGGTTACAG gCACCAATGTATACATCACAAGGGCACAGCTCATGAACTGCCACGTCAGTGCGGGCACAAGACACAAAGTCCTCCTTCGTCGTCTCCTTGCCTCCTTTTTTGACAG GAACACTCTGGCCAACAGTTGTGGCACAGGCATCCGATCTTCCACCAATGACCCCAGGCGAAAACCCTTGGACAGCCGGGTCCTCCATGCTGTCAAGT TCTACTGCCAGAACTTCGCCCCCAACTTTAAGGAGAGTGAGATGAATGCCATCGCAGCGGACATGTGCACCAATGCCCGAAGGGTGGTGCGTAAGAGCTGGATCCCCAAGCAGAAGTTCCATAAAGCTGAGGGCGATACATACATCACCTTCATCAATGACGCAGGCAGGGTGGAGCCCGACATGATGGGTGTGGAGCACGGCTTTGATACGGCCAGCCATGATGATGATGCTGGACCCTCAGCCGAAGCTCTCCAGTaa
- the NACC1 gene encoding nucleus accumbens-associated protein 1 isoform X1, producing the protein MLPVESQRSGDIFSQFETSLRIQGRDKFVRPGEQRLGNERSGVWLSLSPSPGWFAPNFAQPHCVRTLTSWVEGRGASPIPPQAATIMAQTLQMEIPNFGNSILECLNEQRLQGLYCDVSVVVKGHAFKAHRAVLAASSSYFRDLFNSSKSAVVELPAAVQPQSFQQILSFCYTGRLSMNVGDQFLLMYTAGFLQIQEIMEKGTEFFLKVSSPSCDSQGLHVEETPSSEPQSPVAQTSSWPACSAPLPLVSRVKTEQQESDSVQCTPIAKRLWDSGQKESGSNGSRKMAKFSSPDLGGNRSQQPQTLAQQPQQQQVPQGMAPTSVPAGTAGMGSGPSTSERTSPGTSSAYTSDSPSSYHNEEDEEEDAGEEGSDEQYRQICNMYTMYSMMNVGQTAEKVEALPEQVASESRNRVRVRQDLASLPAELINQIGNRCHPKLYDEGDPAEKLELVTGTNVYITRAQLMNCHVSAGTRHKVLLRRLLASFFDRNTLANSCGTGIRSSTNDPRRKPLDSRVLHAVKFYCQNFAPNFKESEMNAIAADMCTNARRVVRKSWIPKQKFHKAEGDTYITFINDAGRVEPDMMGVEHGFDTASHDDDAGPSAEALQ; encoded by the exons GGTGGTTCGCCCCAAACTTTGCTCAGCCTCATTGTGTGAGGACTTTGACATCctgggtggagggaaggggggcTTCCCCCATCCCTCCTCAAGCTGCTACCATCATGGCTCAGACCCTGCAGATGGAGATCCCCAACTTTGGCAACAGTATCCTGGAATGCTTGAATGAGCAACGGCTGCAGGGTCTCTACTGTGACGTGTCAGTGGTGGTAAAAGGCCATGCTTTCAAGGCCCACCGTGCTGTTCTGGCTGCCAGCAGCTCCTACTTCCGGGACCTTTTCAACAGCAGCAAGAGTGCAGTAGTGGAGCTGCCTGCCGCCGTGCAGCCCCAGTCATTCCAACAGATCCTTAGTTTCTGCTACACTGGCCGCCTCAGCATGAATGTGGGTGACCAGTTCCTCCTCATGTACACTGCTGGCTTCCTCCAGATCCAGGAGATCATGGAGAAGGGCACAGAATTTTTCCTCAAGGTGAGCTCACCCAGCTGTGATTCACAGGGCCTTCATGTGGAAGAAACGCCCTCATCAGAACCGCAAAGTCCGGTAGCCCAGACCTCCAGCTGGCCAGCTTGCAGCGCCCCACTCCCCCTTGTCTCTCGAGTTAAGACTGAGCAGCAAGAGTCAGACTCAGTTCAATGTACGCCTATAGCCAAGCGGTTATGGGACAGTGGCCAGAAAGAGAGTGGCAGCAATGGCAGCCGCAAAATGGCCAAGTTCTCAAGCCCTGACCTTGGAGGGAACAGGTCCCAGCAACCCCAGACCCTGGCACAACAACCTCAACAGCAGCAGGTGCCCCAGGGCATGGCACCAACCTCAGTGCCAGCAGGGACAGCGGGTATGGGGAGCGGGCCCAGCACATCAGAACGGACCAGTCCTGGGACATCTAGCGCCTACACTAGTGATAGTCCCAGTTCCTACCACAatgaggaggatgaggaggaagatGCAGGGGAGGAGGGCTCTGATGAGCAGTACCGCCAGATCTGCAACATGTACACGATGTACAGCATGATGAATGTAGGCCAGACAG CTGAAAAAGTGGAGGCCCTGCCGGAGCAAGTGGCCTCTGAGTCCCGCAACCGAGTTCGGGTGCGGCAAGACCTGGCCTCACTGCCAGCTGAGCTCATCAACCAGATTGGCAATCGATGCCACCCAAAGCTCTACGATGAAGGTGACCCTGCTGAGAAGCTGGAGCTGGTTACAG gCACCAATGTATACATCACAAGGGCACAGCTCATGAACTGCCACGTCAGTGCGGGCACAAGACACAAAGTCCTCCTTCGTCGTCTCCTTGCCTCCTTTTTTGACAG GAACACTCTGGCCAACAGTTGTGGCACAGGCATCCGATCTTCCACCAATGACCCCAGGCGAAAACCCTTGGACAGCCGGGTCCTCCATGCTGTCAAGT TCTACTGCCAGAACTTCGCCCCCAACTTTAAGGAGAGTGAGATGAATGCCATCGCAGCGGACATGTGCACCAATGCCCGAAGGGTGGTGCGTAAGAGCTGGATCCCCAAGCAGAAGTTCCATAAAGCTGAGGGCGATACATACATCACCTTCATCAATGACGCAGGCAGGGTGGAGCCCGACATGATGGGTGTGGAGCACGGCTTTGATACGGCCAGCCATGATGATGATGCTGGACCCTCAGCCGAAGCTCTCCAGTaa
- the NACC1 gene encoding nucleus accumbens-associated protein 1 isoform X2, with protein MLPVESQRSGDIFSQFETSLRIQGRDKFVRPGEQRLGNERSGWFAPNFAQPHCVRTLTSWVEGRGASPIPPQAATIMAQTLQMEIPNFGNSILECLNEQRLQGLYCDVSVVVKGHAFKAHRAVLAASSSYFRDLFNSSKSAVVELPAAVQPQSFQQILSFCYTGRLSMNVGDQFLLMYTAGFLQIQEIMEKGTEFFLKVSSPSCDSQGLHVEETPSSEPQSPVAQTSSWPACSAPLPLVSRVKTEQQESDSVQCTPIAKRLWDSGQKESGSNGSRKMAKFSSPDLGGNRSQQPQTLAQQPQQQQVPQGMAPTSVPAGTAGMGSGPSTSERTSPGTSSAYTSDSPSSYHNEEDEEEDAGEEGSDEQYRQICNMYTMYSMMNVGQTAEKVEALPEQVASESRNRVRVRQDLASLPAELINQIGNRCHPKLYDEGDPAEKLELVTGTNVYITRAQLMNCHVSAGTRHKVLLRRLLASFFDRNTLANSCGTGIRSSTNDPRRKPLDSRVLHAVKFYCQNFAPNFKESEMNAIAADMCTNARRVVRKSWIPKQKFHKAEGDTYITFINDAGRVEPDMMGVEHGFDTASHDDDAGPSAEALQ; from the exons GGTGGTTCGCCCCAAACTTTGCTCAGCCTCATTGTGTGAGGACTTTGACATCctgggtggagggaaggggggcTTCCCCCATCCCTCCTCAAGCTGCTACCATCATGGCTCAGACCCTGCAGATGGAGATCCCCAACTTTGGCAACAGTATCCTGGAATGCTTGAATGAGCAACGGCTGCAGGGTCTCTACTGTGACGTGTCAGTGGTGGTAAAAGGCCATGCTTTCAAGGCCCACCGTGCTGTTCTGGCTGCCAGCAGCTCCTACTTCCGGGACCTTTTCAACAGCAGCAAGAGTGCAGTAGTGGAGCTGCCTGCCGCCGTGCAGCCCCAGTCATTCCAACAGATCCTTAGTTTCTGCTACACTGGCCGCCTCAGCATGAATGTGGGTGACCAGTTCCTCCTCATGTACACTGCTGGCTTCCTCCAGATCCAGGAGATCATGGAGAAGGGCACAGAATTTTTCCTCAAGGTGAGCTCACCCAGCTGTGATTCACAGGGCCTTCATGTGGAAGAAACGCCCTCATCAGAACCGCAAAGTCCGGTAGCCCAGACCTCCAGCTGGCCAGCTTGCAGCGCCCCACTCCCCCTTGTCTCTCGAGTTAAGACTGAGCAGCAAGAGTCAGACTCAGTTCAATGTACGCCTATAGCCAAGCGGTTATGGGACAGTGGCCAGAAAGAGAGTGGCAGCAATGGCAGCCGCAAAATGGCCAAGTTCTCAAGCCCTGACCTTGGAGGGAACAGGTCCCAGCAACCCCAGACCCTGGCACAACAACCTCAACAGCAGCAGGTGCCCCAGGGCATGGCACCAACCTCAGTGCCAGCAGGGACAGCGGGTATGGGGAGCGGGCCCAGCACATCAGAACGGACCAGTCCTGGGACATCTAGCGCCTACACTAGTGATAGTCCCAGTTCCTACCACAatgaggaggatgaggaggaagatGCAGGGGAGGAGGGCTCTGATGAGCAGTACCGCCAGATCTGCAACATGTACACGATGTACAGCATGATGAATGTAGGCCAGACAG CTGAAAAAGTGGAGGCCCTGCCGGAGCAAGTGGCCTCTGAGTCCCGCAACCGAGTTCGGGTGCGGCAAGACCTGGCCTCACTGCCAGCTGAGCTCATCAACCAGATTGGCAATCGATGCCACCCAAAGCTCTACGATGAAGGTGACCCTGCTGAGAAGCTGGAGCTGGTTACAG gCACCAATGTATACATCACAAGGGCACAGCTCATGAACTGCCACGTCAGTGCGGGCACAAGACACAAAGTCCTCCTTCGTCGTCTCCTTGCCTCCTTTTTTGACAG GAACACTCTGGCCAACAGTTGTGGCACAGGCATCCGATCTTCCACCAATGACCCCAGGCGAAAACCCTTGGACAGCCGGGTCCTCCATGCTGTCAAGT TCTACTGCCAGAACTTCGCCCCCAACTTTAAGGAGAGTGAGATGAATGCCATCGCAGCGGACATGTGCACCAATGCCCGAAGGGTGGTGCGTAAGAGCTGGATCCCCAAGCAGAAGTTCCATAAAGCTGAGGGCGATACATACATCACCTTCATCAATGACGCAGGCAGGGTGGAGCCCGACATGATGGGTGTGGAGCACGGCTTTGATACGGCCAGCCATGATGATGATGCTGGACCCTCAGCCGAAGCTCTCCAGTaa
- the NACC1 gene encoding nucleus accumbens-associated protein 1 isoform X3: MLKLKPGPGWFAPNFAQPHCVRTLTSWVEGRGASPIPPQAATIMAQTLQMEIPNFGNSILECLNEQRLQGLYCDVSVVVKGHAFKAHRAVLAASSSYFRDLFNSSKSAVVELPAAVQPQSFQQILSFCYTGRLSMNVGDQFLLMYTAGFLQIQEIMEKGTEFFLKVSSPSCDSQGLHVEETPSSEPQSPVAQTSSWPACSAPLPLVSRVKTEQQESDSVQCTPIAKRLWDSGQKESGSNGSRKMAKFSSPDLGGNRSQQPQTLAQQPQQQQVPQGMAPTSVPAGTAGMGSGPSTSERTSPGTSSAYTSDSPSSYHNEEDEEEDAGEEGSDEQYRQICNMYTMYSMMNVGQTAEKVEALPEQVASESRNRVRVRQDLASLPAELINQIGNRCHPKLYDEGDPAEKLELVTGTNVYITRAQLMNCHVSAGTRHKVLLRRLLASFFDRNTLANSCGTGIRSSTNDPRRKPLDSRVLHAVKFYCQNFAPNFKESEMNAIAADMCTNARRVVRKSWIPKQKFHKAEGDTYITFINDAGRVEPDMMGVEHGFDTASHDDDAGPSAEALQ, from the exons GGTGGTTCGCCCCAAACTTTGCTCAGCCTCATTGTGTGAGGACTTTGACATCctgggtggagggaaggggggcTTCCCCCATCCCTCCTCAAGCTGCTACCATCATGGCTCAGACCCTGCAGATGGAGATCCCCAACTTTGGCAACAGTATCCTGGAATGCTTGAATGAGCAACGGCTGCAGGGTCTCTACTGTGACGTGTCAGTGGTGGTAAAAGGCCATGCTTTCAAGGCCCACCGTGCTGTTCTGGCTGCCAGCAGCTCCTACTTCCGGGACCTTTTCAACAGCAGCAAGAGTGCAGTAGTGGAGCTGCCTGCCGCCGTGCAGCCCCAGTCATTCCAACAGATCCTTAGTTTCTGCTACACTGGCCGCCTCAGCATGAATGTGGGTGACCAGTTCCTCCTCATGTACACTGCTGGCTTCCTCCAGATCCAGGAGATCATGGAGAAGGGCACAGAATTTTTCCTCAAGGTGAGCTCACCCAGCTGTGATTCACAGGGCCTTCATGTGGAAGAAACGCCCTCATCAGAACCGCAAAGTCCGGTAGCCCAGACCTCCAGCTGGCCAGCTTGCAGCGCCCCACTCCCCCTTGTCTCTCGAGTTAAGACTGAGCAGCAAGAGTCAGACTCAGTTCAATGTACGCCTATAGCCAAGCGGTTATGGGACAGTGGCCAGAAAGAGAGTGGCAGCAATGGCAGCCGCAAAATGGCCAAGTTCTCAAGCCCTGACCTTGGAGGGAACAGGTCCCAGCAACCCCAGACCCTGGCACAACAACCTCAACAGCAGCAGGTGCCCCAGGGCATGGCACCAACCTCAGTGCCAGCAGGGACAGCGGGTATGGGGAGCGGGCCCAGCACATCAGAACGGACCAGTCCTGGGACATCTAGCGCCTACACTAGTGATAGTCCCAGTTCCTACCACAatgaggaggatgaggaggaagatGCAGGGGAGGAGGGCTCTGATGAGCAGTACCGCCAGATCTGCAACATGTACACGATGTACAGCATGATGAATGTAGGCCAGACAG CTGAAAAAGTGGAGGCCCTGCCGGAGCAAGTGGCCTCTGAGTCCCGCAACCGAGTTCGGGTGCGGCAAGACCTGGCCTCACTGCCAGCTGAGCTCATCAACCAGATTGGCAATCGATGCCACCCAAAGCTCTACGATGAAGGTGACCCTGCTGAGAAGCTGGAGCTGGTTACAG gCACCAATGTATACATCACAAGGGCACAGCTCATGAACTGCCACGTCAGTGCGGGCACAAGACACAAAGTCCTCCTTCGTCGTCTCCTTGCCTCCTTTTTTGACAG GAACACTCTGGCCAACAGTTGTGGCACAGGCATCCGATCTTCCACCAATGACCCCAGGCGAAAACCCTTGGACAGCCGGGTCCTCCATGCTGTCAAGT TCTACTGCCAGAACTTCGCCCCCAACTTTAAGGAGAGTGAGATGAATGCCATCGCAGCGGACATGTGCACCAATGCCCGAAGGGTGGTGCGTAAGAGCTGGATCCCCAAGCAGAAGTTCCATAAAGCTGAGGGCGATACATACATCACCTTCATCAATGACGCAGGCAGGGTGGAGCCCGACATGATGGGTGTGGAGCACGGCTTTGATACGGCCAGCCATGATGATGATGCTGGACCCTCAGCCGAAGCTCTCCAGTaa
- the NACC1 gene encoding nucleus accumbens-associated protein 1 isoform X5 has translation MAQTLQMEIPNFGNSILECLNEQRLQGLYCDVSVVVKGHAFKAHRAVLAASSSYFRDLFNSSKSAVVELPAAVQPQSFQQILSFCYTGRLSMNVGDQFLLMYTAGFLQIQEIMEKGTEFFLKVSSPSCDSQGLHVEETPSSEPQSPVAQTSSWPACSAPLPLVSRVKTEQQESDSVQCTPIAKRLWDSGQKESGSNGSRKMAKFSSPDLGGNRSQQPQTLAQQPQQQQVPQGMAPTSVPAGTAGMGSGPSTSERTSPGTSSAYTSDSPSSYHNEEDEEEDAGEEGSDEQYRQICNMYTMYSMMNVGQTAEKVEALPEQVASESRNRVRVRQDLASLPAELINQIGNRCHPKLYDEGDPAEKLELVTGTNVYITRAQLMNCHVSAGTRHKVLLRRLLASFFDRNTLANSCGTGIRSSTNDPRRKPLDSRVLHAVKFYCQNFAPNFKESEMNAIAADMCTNARRVVRKSWIPKQKFHKAEGDTYITFINDAGRVEPDMMGVEHGFDTASHDDDAGPSAEALQ, from the exons ATGGCTCAGACCCTGCAGATGGAGATCCCCAACTTTGGCAACAGTATCCTGGAATGCTTGAATGAGCAACGGCTGCAGGGTCTCTACTGTGACGTGTCAGTGGTGGTAAAAGGCCATGCTTTCAAGGCCCACCGTGCTGTTCTGGCTGCCAGCAGCTCCTACTTCCGGGACCTTTTCAACAGCAGCAAGAGTGCAGTAGTGGAGCTGCCTGCCGCCGTGCAGCCCCAGTCATTCCAACAGATCCTTAGTTTCTGCTACACTGGCCGCCTCAGCATGAATGTGGGTGACCAGTTCCTCCTCATGTACACTGCTGGCTTCCTCCAGATCCAGGAGATCATGGAGAAGGGCACAGAATTTTTCCTCAAGGTGAGCTCACCCAGCTGTGATTCACAGGGCCTTCATGTGGAAGAAACGCCCTCATCAGAACCGCAAAGTCCGGTAGCCCAGACCTCCAGCTGGCCAGCTTGCAGCGCCCCACTCCCCCTTGTCTCTCGAGTTAAGACTGAGCAGCAAGAGTCAGACTCAGTTCAATGTACGCCTATAGCCAAGCGGTTATGGGACAGTGGCCAGAAAGAGAGTGGCAGCAATGGCAGCCGCAAAATGGCCAAGTTCTCAAGCCCTGACCTTGGAGGGAACAGGTCCCAGCAACCCCAGACCCTGGCACAACAACCTCAACAGCAGCAGGTGCCCCAGGGCATGGCACCAACCTCAGTGCCAGCAGGGACAGCGGGTATGGGGAGCGGGCCCAGCACATCAGAACGGACCAGTCCTGGGACATCTAGCGCCTACACTAGTGATAGTCCCAGTTCCTACCACAatgaggaggatgaggaggaagatGCAGGGGAGGAGGGCTCTGATGAGCAGTACCGCCAGATCTGCAACATGTACACGATGTACAGCATGATGAATGTAGGCCAGACAG CTGAAAAAGTGGAGGCCCTGCCGGAGCAAGTGGCCTCTGAGTCCCGCAACCGAGTTCGGGTGCGGCAAGACCTGGCCTCACTGCCAGCTGAGCTCATCAACCAGATTGGCAATCGATGCCACCCAAAGCTCTACGATGAAGGTGACCCTGCTGAGAAGCTGGAGCTGGTTACAG gCACCAATGTATACATCACAAGGGCACAGCTCATGAACTGCCACGTCAGTGCGGGCACAAGACACAAAGTCCTCCTTCGTCGTCTCCTTGCCTCCTTTTTTGACAG GAACACTCTGGCCAACAGTTGTGGCACAGGCATCCGATCTTCCACCAATGACCCCAGGCGAAAACCCTTGGACAGCCGGGTCCTCCATGCTGTCAAGT TCTACTGCCAGAACTTCGCCCCCAACTTTAAGGAGAGTGAGATGAATGCCATCGCAGCGGACATGTGCACCAATGCCCGAAGGGTGGTGCGTAAGAGCTGGATCCCCAAGCAGAAGTTCCATAAAGCTGAGGGCGATACATACATCACCTTCATCAATGACGCAGGCAGGGTGGAGCCCGACATGATGGGTGTGGAGCACGGCTTTGATACGGCCAGCCATGATGATGATGCTGGACCCTCAGCCGAAGCTCTCCAGTaa